In a single window of the Bacteroidia bacterium genome:
- a CDS encoding response regulator transcription factor, translated as MHKSYKILIADDEEDILEFLSYNLRKEGHIPFIATNGHEALKIALRERPDLIVLDIMMPGIDGIETCQLMRDHSELQNTIIVFLSAKNEDYTQIAGFGAGADDFIPKPVRPRLFITKINALLRRSGRENAASGTFRTSELFIDRDRFLLQVHGRTIDLPKKEFELISLLTSKPGKVFTREEILNLVWGRDIVVGGRTVDVHIRKLREKLGIERIKTIKGIGYKFAD; from the coding sequence ATGCACAAATCATATAAAATTCTCATAGCGGACGACGAAGAAGACATTCTTGAATTCCTGTCTTATAATCTCCGGAAAGAAGGACATATACCGTTTATCGCTACTAACGGCCATGAGGCATTGAAAATAGCGCTGCGCGAACGTCCTGATCTGATCGTACTGGATATTATGATGCCAGGTATAGATGGTATTGAAACCTGTCAGCTCATGCGCGATCATTCCGAGTTGCAGAATACAATTATTGTTTTCCTGTCCGCAAAAAATGAAGACTATACACAAATCGCAGGGTTCGGAGCCGGGGCCGACGATTTTATACCCAAACCTGTGCGTCCGCGCCTCTTCATTACAAAGATCAATGCCCTCCTTAGGCGCAGTGGCCGTGAAAACGCTGCTTCAGGAACATTCCGTACATCCGAACTCTTTATTGACCGGGATCGTTTCCTGTTACAGGTACACGGCAGAACAATAGATTTACCTAAAAAGGAATTCGAACTTATCAGCCTTCTTACATCCAAGCCCGGAAAAGTATTTACAAGAGAAGAGATCCTGAATCTGGTTTGGGGCAGGGATATTGTTGTAGGAGGCCGGACAGTAGATGTACATATACGAAAGCTAAGAGAGAAACTGGGGATCGAAAGAATAAAGACGATTAAAGGGATAGGCTACAAGTTTGCAGACTGA